The Pseudomonas asiatica genome has a segment encoding these proteins:
- a CDS encoding cobyric acid synthase: MTTLMVQGTTSDAGKSTLVTALCRWLLRQGVGVVPFKPQNMALNSAVTADGGEIGRAQAVQAQACRLQPHTDMNPVLLKPNSDTGAQVIIHGRAVTSMNAVAYHDYKAIAMQAVLASHQRLSAAWPVVMVEGAGSPAEINLRAGDIANMGFAEAVDCPVILVADINRGGVFAHLVGTLELLSPSEQARVKGFVINRFRGDIALLQPGLDWLEQRTGKPVLGVLPYVTDLHLEAEDGIDMRQGTKTERVLKVIVPVLPRISNHTDFDPLRLHPQVDLQFIGPGQPIPAADLIILPGSKSVRGDLAQLRERGWDKAIDRHLRYGGKLIGICGGLQMLGREVHDPLGLEGAAGSSPGLGLLDYATVLEAEKQLRNVAGTLNLEAVPVAGYEIHAGVTTGPALEQPAVQLADGRCDGAVSADGQILATYLHGLFEGSQSCAALLRWAGLDDVQAVDYQALRERDIERLADLVEKHLDTARLRELCGVA; the protein is encoded by the coding sequence ATGACCACCCTCATGGTGCAAGGCACCACCTCCGACGCCGGCAAGAGCACGCTGGTGACTGCACTGTGCCGCTGGCTGTTGCGCCAGGGCGTCGGCGTGGTGCCGTTCAAGCCACAGAACATGGCGCTGAACAGCGCGGTGACCGCCGACGGCGGTGAAATCGGCCGGGCCCAGGCGGTGCAGGCCCAGGCCTGCCGGCTGCAGCCGCATACCGACATGAACCCGGTGCTGCTCAAGCCCAACAGCGACACCGGCGCCCAGGTGATCATCCATGGCCGTGCCGTCACCAGCATGAACGCGGTGGCCTACCACGACTACAAGGCTATCGCCATGCAGGCGGTGCTGGCTTCGCACCAGCGCCTGAGTGCTGCCTGGCCGGTGGTCATGGTCGAAGGTGCGGGCTCGCCAGCGGAGATCAACCTGCGTGCCGGTGACATTGCCAACATGGGCTTTGCCGAAGCGGTGGACTGCCCGGTGATCCTGGTTGCCGACATCAATCGTGGTGGTGTGTTCGCCCATCTGGTCGGCACCCTGGAACTGCTGTCGCCCAGTGAGCAGGCGCGGGTAAAGGGCTTTGTCATCAACCGCTTCCGCGGCGACATCGCCTTGCTGCAGCCGGGGCTGGACTGGCTGGAGCAACGCACTGGCAAGCCGGTACTGGGCGTGCTGCCGTATGTCACCGATCTGCATCTGGAAGCCGAAGACGGCATCGATATGCGCCAGGGGACGAAGACCGAGCGCGTGCTCAAGGTGATCGTCCCGGTGCTGCCGCGTATCAGTAACCACACAGACTTCGACCCACTGCGCCTGCACCCCCAGGTGGACCTGCAGTTCATCGGCCCGGGCCAGCCGATCCCGGCTGCCGACCTGATCATCCTGCCGGGTTCCAAGAGTGTGCGCGGCGACCTGGCGCAATTGCGTGAGCGCGGTTGGGACAAGGCCATCGACCGGCACCTGCGCTATGGCGGCAAGCTGATCGGGATCTGCGGTGGCCTGCAGATGCTGGGCCGCGAAGTGCATGACCCGCTTGGTCTCGAAGGTGCCGCCGGCTCCAGCCCGGGGCTTGGCCTGCTCGATTACGCCACGGTGCTCGAAGCCGAGAAGCAACTGCGCAACGTTGCCGGCACGCTGAACCTGGAAGCAGTCCCGGTTGCCGGTTATGAAATTCATGCCGGCGTCACCACGGGGCCTGCCCTGGAGCAGCCAGCCGTGCAACTTGCCGATGGCCGTTGCGATGGTGCTGTCAGCGCTGATGGCCAGATACTTGCCACCTACCTGCACGGCCTTTTCGAAGGCAGCCAGTCGTGCGCGGCGCTGCTGCGCTGGGCTGGGCTGGATGATGTGCAGGCCGTCGATTACCAGGCCCTGCGCGAACGCGATATCGAGCGCCTGGCCGACCTGGTGGAAAAGCACCTGGACACCGCGCGCCTGCGCGAGCTCTGTGGGGTGGCCTGA
- the cobU gene encoding bifunctional adenosylcobinamide kinase/adenosylcobinamide-phosphate guanylyltransferase encodes MLNLILGGARSGKSRLAEQLASASGLPVTYIATSQPLDGEMNQRVLLHRQRRPDDWGLIEEPLALAAVLRAEAAEGRCLLVDCLTLWLTNLLMLEDDQRLAEERDALLACLEKLPGTVILVSNETGLGVVPMGELTRRYVDLAGWLHQAVAERCQRVVLTVAGLPLMLKGPAL; translated from the coding sequence ATGCTCAACCTGATCCTCGGCGGCGCCCGTTCGGGCAAGAGCCGCCTGGCCGAACAGCTGGCCAGCGCCAGTGGCCTGCCGGTGACCTATATCGCCACCAGCCAGCCGCTGGATGGTGAAATGAACCAACGCGTGCTGCTGCACCGCCAGCGTCGCCCCGATGACTGGGGGTTGATCGAAGAGCCCCTGGCCCTGGCCGCGGTACTGCGCGCCGAAGCGGCCGAAGGGCGCTGCCTGCTGGTGGATTGCCTGACCCTGTGGTTGACCAACCTGCTGATGCTCGAAGACGACCAGCGCCTGGCCGAGGAGCGTGATGCGCTGCTGGCCTGCCTGGAAAAGTTGCCGGGCACGGTCATCCTGGTCAGTAACGAAACCGGCCTGGGCGTCGTGCCCATGGGCGAGCTGACCCGACGCTATGTCGACCTGGCCGGCTGGCTGCACCAGGCCGTGGCCGAACGCTGTCAGCGCGTGGTGCTGACCGTGGCCGGCCTGCCCCTAATGCTCAAAGGACCTGCACTATGA
- the cobD gene encoding threonine-phosphate decarboxylase CobD yields MLEHGGRLLRAVRQYGIAREQWLDLSSGIAPWPFPIPPIPVEAWARLPETEDGLEDAARAYYGARQLLAVAGSQAAIQALPLLRAAGQVGVLTPCYAEHPYAWERAGHQLLELDEAQVEATLDSLDVLVLVNPNNPTGRRVPRERLLDWHARLAARGGWLLVDEAFMDNTPAQSVVDCAERPGLIVLRSFGKFFGLAGVRLGFVAAELSLLLRLAELLGPWTVNGPTRVLAQASLADHAAQRVQVERCAAASQRLAMLLRSAGLAPSGGCDLFQYVRSEHAAQLHDFLARRGILVRLFEHPPAVRLGLPAHAVDEQRLAQALAAYQKETA; encoded by the coding sequence ATGCTTGAACACGGAGGCCGCCTGCTGCGGGCGGTACGGCAATACGGCATCGCCCGTGAGCAGTGGCTCGACCTGTCCAGCGGCATTGCGCCATGGCCTTTCCCGATTCCACCGATTCCCGTGGAGGCCTGGGCTCGCCTGCCGGAGACCGAGGATGGCCTGGAGGACGCCGCGCGTGCGTATTACGGCGCACGCCAATTGCTGGCGGTGGCCGGTTCCCAGGCCGCGATCCAGGCCTTGCCGCTGTTGCGCGCAGCCGGCCAGGTAGGGGTGTTGACGCCTTGCTATGCCGAGCACCCATACGCCTGGGAACGGGCGGGGCACCAGTTGCTGGAGCTGGACGAAGCGCAGGTCGAGGCGACGCTCGACAGCCTTGACGTACTGGTGCTGGTCAACCCCAACAACCCCACCGGCCGCCGGGTGCCGCGTGAACGCCTGCTGGATTGGCATGCGCGCCTGGCTGCCCGCGGTGGTTGGCTGCTGGTCGATGAAGCGTTCATGGACAACACCCCGGCGCAAAGCGTGGTCGATTGTGCCGAGCGCCCGGGGCTGATCGTGCTGCGCTCGTTCGGCAAGTTCTTCGGCCTGGCCGGCGTGCGCCTGGGGTTCGTTGCCGCCGAACTCAGCCTGCTGCTGCGCCTGGCCGAGTTGCTTGGGCCGTGGACCGTCAATGGCCCGACCCGGGTGCTGGCCCAGGCCAGCCTGGCCGACCACGCCGCCCAGCGTGTGCAGGTCGAACGCTGCGCTGCCGCCAGCCAGCGGCTGGCTATGCTGTTGCGCAGTGCCGGCCTGGCGCCCAGCGGTGGTTGCGACCTGTTCCAGTACGTACGCAGCGAGCACGCTGCGCAACTGCATGACTTTCTTGCCCGCCGCGGCATCCTGGTGCGGCTGTTCGAGCACCCGCCGGCGGTACGCCTTGGGCTGCCTGCCCATGCGGTGGACGAACAGCGCCTGGCCCAGGCCCTGGCGGCCTATCAGAAGGAAACGGCATGA
- the cbiB gene encoding adenosylcobinamide-phosphate synthase CbiB, with amino-acid sequence MSVALLTVAGVALDALLGEPQRRHPLVAFGNMASNLERRLNAGGRGWRSHGVSAWFLAVVPLTLVALILSWLPYIGWLVDVLALYCAVGLRSLGEHVLPVASALRQGDLQEARRRVGYLVSRETRELDEPAVARAATESVLENGSDAVFAALFWFVVAGAPGVVLYRLSNTLDAMWGYRNERFERFGWCAARVDDVLNYIPARLVALTYALLGKTRLALACWRKQGPLWDSPNAGPVMAAGAGALGVELGGPAVYHGELHERPRLGDGPMADADAIERGWGLVQRGVWLWLLVICLGAYINA; translated from the coding sequence ATGAGCGTCGCCTTGCTGACTGTGGCCGGGGTGGCCCTGGATGCCTTGCTGGGCGAACCGCAGCGGCGCCATCCGCTGGTAGCCTTCGGCAACATGGCCAGTAACCTCGAGCGCCGCCTGAATGCCGGTGGGCGCGGCTGGCGCAGCCACGGGGTGAGCGCATGGTTCCTGGCCGTGGTGCCGCTTACCCTGGTGGCACTGATCCTCTCCTGGCTGCCGTACATCGGCTGGCTGGTCGACGTGCTGGCGCTGTACTGCGCCGTCGGGCTGCGCAGCCTGGGCGAACACGTGTTGCCGGTGGCCAGTGCCTTGCGCCAGGGTGACCTGCAAGAAGCGCGGCGCCGTGTGGGCTACCTGGTCAGCCGCGAAACCCGTGAACTGGACGAACCTGCGGTTGCCCGGGCGGCCACCGAATCGGTACTGGAGAATGGCAGCGATGCGGTATTCGCCGCGCTGTTCTGGTTCGTGGTCGCCGGCGCGCCGGGCGTGGTGCTGTACCGCCTGAGCAACACCCTGGACGCGATGTGGGGCTACCGCAACGAGCGCTTCGAACGCTTCGGCTGGTGCGCGGCGCGCGTCGACGATGTGCTCAACTATATTCCCGCCAGGCTGGTGGCGTTGACCTACGCGCTGCTGGGCAAGACCCGCCTGGCCCTGGCCTGCTGGCGCAAGCAGGGCCCGCTGTGGGACAGCCCCAATGCCGGGCCGGTGATGGCCGCCGGTGCTGGTGCGTTAGGTGTGGAACTCGGTGGCCCGGCGGTGTACCACGGCGAGCTGCATGAGCGGCCACGCCTGGGTGACGGGCCAATGGCCGACGCCGACGCCATCGAGCGCGGCTGGGGCCTGGTGCAGCGCGGCGTATGGCTGTGGCTGCTGGTGATCTGCCTGGGGGCCTATATCAATGCTTGA
- the cobT gene encoding nicotinate-nucleotide--dimethylbenzimidazole phosphoribosyltransferase — translation MTQAWWRDACQPLDNAAMDQARARQQQLTKPAGSLGQLEGLAIQLAGLQGCERPTLDHAAISIFAGDHGVVEEGISAYPQAVTGQMLRNFVGGGAAISVLARQLQASLEVVDLGTIDPHLELPGVRHLRLGAGTANFARQPAMTEGQLQAALQAGRDSALRAAEQGAQLFIGGEMGIGNTTAAAALASVLLGCPPAELSGPGTGLDHAGVRHKAEVIERALSLHGLSANDPLQALGCVGGFEIAALAGAYIGCAQAGIAVLVDGFICSVAALLAVRLNPQCRAWLLFAHQGAEPGHKGLLDALQAEPLLALGLRLGEGSGAALAVPLLRLACALHGQMATFAEAAVADRPA, via the coding sequence ATGACCCAAGCCTGGTGGCGTGACGCCTGCCAACCCCTCGACAACGCCGCCATGGACCAGGCCCGCGCCCGTCAGCAGCAGCTGACCAAACCTGCCGGTTCGCTCGGCCAACTGGAAGGATTGGCCATTCAGCTGGCCGGCCTGCAGGGGTGTGAACGGCCGACCTTGGATCACGCCGCAATCAGCATTTTTGCCGGTGACCACGGCGTGGTCGAGGAAGGCATCTCGGCCTACCCGCAAGCGGTGACCGGGCAGATGCTGCGCAACTTCGTCGGTGGTGGCGCGGCAATCAGCGTGCTGGCGCGCCAGCTGCAGGCAAGCCTGGAAGTGGTCGACCTGGGCACCATCGACCCGCACCTGGAACTGCCTGGCGTGCGCCATCTGCGCCTGGGCGCCGGTACCGCCAACTTCGCCCGCCAGCCAGCGATGACCGAGGGCCAGCTGCAGGCCGCCCTGCAGGCTGGCCGCGATAGTGCCCTGCGCGCCGCCGAACAGGGCGCGCAGCTGTTCATCGGTGGCGAGATGGGTATTGGCAACACCACGGCTGCCGCTGCCTTGGCCAGCGTCTTGCTGGGTTGCCCGCCGGCTGAGTTGAGTGGCCCGGGTACCGGCCTGGACCACGCCGGGGTGCGGCACAAGGCCGAGGTCATCGAACGGGCGCTGAGCCTGCATGGCCTGAGCGCCAACGATCCATTGCAGGCACTGGGTTGTGTCGGTGGTTTCGAGATCGCGGCCCTGGCCGGTGCCTACATCGGCTGTGCGCAGGCGGGTATCGCGGTGCTGGTAGACGGCTTCATCTGCAGCGTCGCCGCGCTGCTGGCGGTGCGCCTCAACCCGCAGTGCCGGGCCTGGTTGCTGTTCGCCCACCAAGGCGCAGAGCCTGGGCACAAAGGCTTGCTCGACGCGTTGCAGGCCGAGCCGTTGCTGGCCCTGGGACTGCGCCTGGGCGAGGGCAGTGGAGCTGCCCTGGCCGTACCGCTGTTGCGCCTGGCCTGTGCGTTGCACGGGCAGATGGCTACCTTCGCCGAGGCTGCGGTGGCGGACCGCCCGGCATGA